GGGCAACGCGCTGAAAAACGAAGGCGCCGAAGGCGAAACCCTCAGCCGCTATCAAGCACTGCAAACCGCACTCAATGGTCTGGATTCGAAAAGCCTCAGCGGCGTCGGCTGGTGGCCGGACGGTTACGACCGCTTCACCAACGCTCTAAGCGCCCTGCAAGCGTTGCGCGAACAGATCGTCATGGACAACCGCCTGACCCTCGCACCCTGGCTGGAAACCTATCTGCTCACGCAGATCTCGACCCAACACGCGCCGGACCTGATCGAACGGGTTGGACGCCTCGCTGCGGTCGGGCAGGCCTCGGTGGTCTCCGGCCAATTCACCCTGCAAAGCCGTCTGCAATTGCGCGACCTGCGCAGCCGCATCGGCGATGCCCGCGAGCAACTGGTGAAAACCGCCACGCTGCTCGAAGCACGCCTGCCGAAGGATCAGCAGAGCTGGGCCAGCCAATATCACGACAGCCTCAAACACCTCGACAGCGGCCTGAAGGTGCTGGATGACGGCGTGTTCGGCGGCAGCATCAACCTCAAACCGGAAGATTTCGAACGCAGCCTCGACGCTTTGCTGACCGATCTCGCCGCCCTGCGCCAACAGTCATTGGTATCGCTGGATCAGCGACTCGACGCCTATCACGGCTCGGCGATCCGTCAGTTCATCATCGTCGCGGCGATCTTCGGCTGCCTGCTGCTCGCGGCGCTGTACCTGTTTGTCTGCCTGCAAGCCTCTATCCGTCGCAGCGCCAGCGGCATCACCCTGCTCGCCGAAGCCCTGCGTGACGGCAACCTCAGTCTGCAAGTGCCGGTGGAGGGGCGCGATGAGCTGGCCGCGATCAGCACCGCGCTCAACGTTGCCGTAGTGCAACTGCGCAGCAGCATGCTCGGTGTCGATCACGAGACCTCGCAACTGAGCAACGCGGTGCGCAGCCTCAACGAACACTCCAGCGGCGCTCTCAGTGAAGTCGAAGCACAGCAGTTGCAGATCAGCCAGATCGCCGCAGCTGCCACGCAACTGGCCGCGACCTCGCAAGGCGTGGCGCAAAGTTGCGAACAGGCCTCCGGCAGCGCACAGCACACCCGGCGCATCGCGGCCGACAGCAGCCGTGACAGCCAGCGCACCACGGCGAGTATTCAGCAGCTCAATCAACGCTTGAACGACACCGCTGCAGCGCTGGGCCGGGTCAGCGAGCAAGGCCAGCAGATTCAATTGGTCGTCGACACCATTCGCGGCGTCGCCGAACAGACCAATCTGCTCGCGCTCAACGCGGCCATCGAAGCTGCGCGTGCTGGTGAACAAGGTCGCGGCTTTGCCGTGGTCGCCGACGAAGTGCGCAGTCTGTCGCAACGCACGCAGTCGTCCACCGCGCAGATCGCCGGCACCGTCGACAGCCTGCGCGCGACGGTCAACGAAGCCGTGAGTTTGATGGAAGCGGCGTGTGGTCAGGCGCAAACCGATGCCGATTCGGTCACTGGTCTCGGTGAGCGTTTAGGAGAAATCGCCAGCGCCGTGCAGAGCGTCACCGACACGTTGGCGCAGATCGCCACAGCGGTTGAGGAGCAAGCGAGTACCGCCGACGAAGTCAGCGGCAATATCCAGCAGGTAGATCAGGCGGCCGTGCGTTTGCTCGAAGGCGCGCGGGCGGTGAACCTCGCGGCGGACACCCTGAGTCAGGGCAGCCATGCCTTGAGCGCCAATACTGCAAGATTTCAGCTGCGTTGAAGCCCTGCCCGGCCCGGATTTTCCGGGCTGGAGGATAAGCGGTTGAAAATAAGAAGAAATATTTTAAATTTACGCTTGACGCTTTTCCATTTCAGGGGAATAATGCGCGCCACTTGGCTACATAGCTCAGTTGGTTAGAGCATAGCATTCATAATGCTGGGGTCCGGGGTTCAAGTCCCTGTGTAGCCACCAAGTACTAAAAACGGCTTACCGAAAGGTAGGCCGTTTTTTTATGCCTCGAGAAAAGTCTCGGTAATCGGTTACTTCAAAACATCCTTCTCTTCGTCGCTCGCTTTGGTTGCTGCCTGTGCGATCAGTGCATCAAGCATCTGCGCAATGACCTTCTGTTGGACCTTCGAAAGCTCATTGATGGACTGCAACCGTCGATACCACGTCGAGGTCAAGCTGCGCCTGGGCGTCTCGGTGTACGAGGGAACCCCGAGCAGGTCTTCAACAGGCACGCGCAGCGCAAATGCCATCTTCACCAGCGTCGTGACCGGCATGCTGCGCGTGCCCTCCTCGTAACCCTGAAAGGTCTGCCGGGAAAGACCTAAAGCCCGTGCAAACCGAGTCTGTGTGATCTCGTGAACTGTGCGTAAGTGAACAATGCGACTGCCCATCGCCACCAGAAAATCGCGATCCTCATTGGAAACACTCATGACAATGGCCGACTGAAAATAGAGTTGAATGGCAACGGACTTATCCCTTTCATCTGAAATCCATCCTGGAAAAAACGATAGAAACCATCCTCAGGTAAGGGCGCGTAAGTTGTCGACCTGAAAAATCTGTAGGAGAAATGTGGAGCAACCGCCAAGTTGCGGCGAGGTACTACAGGCGCGAAATGCCTTTTCAGCAAGCCAACGCCACCAACCCTTTCGCCCAGATTTGCCGCGTGCGCAAACCGACCATCGCCCGCCAATCCGGATCAGCCGGATAGAACTGCTCGAGCAGATTCACTTTGATCCCCCGCCCCGTCGCATCCAGCGGATCGCCATGCAAATGCAACCAATGGTCATCGCGCAAACGCCGATGCACATCCGGCCCCGGATACGTTCCGCACTCGATCACGAACGGCATCAACTGCACGTCCGGCAAGGCATTGAGCAACGCCTGCGAGGTGTACCCGGTAGCCGTCGCTGCCACTCCGGTTTCGCTCAAGGTGTCGGCGCCCGTGTGCAGCGTGTAAAGCCATGGGCCATAAATTGCCTGGGCCTGCGCGAGTGCCGGGTAAGGCGCCTGGGTGATAGTCAGCAACATCGGATGACCGTATTCACCAGCGCCGGTGTGCAGATCGAAACACATCACGGTTTCAGCGCCGGCCAGGTGCGCTTCGATGATTTGATGCAACGTGCGATTCGACCAACTCGGCGCGCGGCCGCCGTAAAACAGGCCGTCGGGATGGCTGTGTTGACCGCCCTCGACAATCGACATCACCGCTGGCCAGCCGTGCTCTTTGATCTGCGCATCGAGCAAGGCGTCGGCACGCTGACGCTCGGCGCCATTCAGATCAGTGCAGGCGTAGATTTCATGCAGTGCGGCGTACGCGCGGTTATCCGGCAGCGGCCCGGTAAAATCGAGGTGGTTGCGGTTGAGGTCGATGTTGTCTTCGTTGACCCGGCGCCACCACGCCGTGCCCCATGGGTTGATCAGGTGAACCATGACCACCGCAACATCCTTGGGCAGCGAACCCGGTTCGAAGGTTTTCAGCCAATCGATCTGACAATCCGAGCCGTAATAGCCCTCGACGCCGTGAGTGCCGCTGAGCGCTACCAGTCGGCGTTTGGCCTGTGGATCGCCGAGCACGGCGACGTCTGTGCTCAGCGGTTCGCCAAAAGGGCCGCAACTTGGATGTGCGTAGGAGGTGAGCGTGGCGCCGGCGGCAGTGGCGGCAGTGATGAACTGTTCGCGTTGATCGCGGTAGCTGGATTCGGTGGGGAACTCGCTGTGCATGCGTGGCCTCTTGTGATTTTTATGCCTTTACCTGTAGGAGTGAGCCTGCTCGCAATAGCGGTGGTTCAGTCAACACTGATGTTGGCCGTAATGACGCTATCGCGAGCAGGCTCACTCCTACAGGGGATGTTGGTGCTCCATAAATTTGAGCTTGACCCTAGCGAACATCCGCCCCGAAAAGAAAGACAAAAATGCCCATCGGTTTGCGTCGCGACCGAGCGGTCGATAAAGTCCCGAAGACTTTTATCCCACGGACGGAGAGCCCGCGTGTTTTCAGCCTTGCCCTTGAGCCGCTTTCGCCTGCCAGCCCTGACACTGATCATCAGCGCCCTGACCCTCACCGCGTGCAACGCCCCGCCCTCTTCGACCCTGCCGCTGGCACCGGAAGCTGCTTCCGGTTTCCGCACCGATCTACAAACCCGTCACGCCAGCAAACACATGGCCGCCGCAGCCAATCCCTTGGCTGCTGAGGCCGGGCGCGAGATGCTGCGTCAGGGCGGTTCGGCGATTGATGCGGCGATTGCGATGCAAGCAGTGCTGACCCTGGTTGAGCCGCAGTCTTCCGGGATCGGCGGCGGCGCGATGATCGTGTTGTGGGACGGCAAACAGGTGCGCACGTATGACGGTCGCGAAACCGCACCGGCCGAGGCGACCGATAAGCTGTTCTTGCGTGCTGATGGCCAGCCGATGTCGTTCCCGCAGGCGCAGATTGGCGGTCGTTCGGTCGGCACGCCGGGCGTGTTGCGCGCGCTGGAGATGGCACACAAACAACACGGTCGCCTGCCATGGGCGAAGCTGTTTGCACCGGCGATCAAACTGTCCGAGCAAGGCTTTGCGATATCCCAACGTTTGCATTCGCTGCTGGAATCCGACCCGGTTATCCGCAAGTCGCCTGATATGGCGAAGTACTTCCTCAATGCCGATGGCAGCGTCAAAGCCGTCGGCACACGTCTGCAAAATCCGGCGCTGGCTGCGGTGCTCAAACGCATCGCCAGCGAAGGCGCGGACGCGCTGTACAAAGGCCCGATCGCCGAAGAAATCGTCGCCAAGGTGCAGGGCCACGCCAACCCCGGCAGCCTGTCGATGAACGATCTGCAGCGCTATCAGGCCAAGGAACGCGCGCCGCTGTGCACCGATTACAAACGCTGGCAGGTCTGCGGCATGCCACCACCGTCGTCGGGCGGGATCGCCGTGGCGCAGATTCTCGGCACATTGCAGGCACTGGAAACCCGCGATCCACGCCTTTCCGTGACACCGCTCAAACCAGTAAAAACCGACACACCGGCGGGCATCGAACCGGTGCCACTGGCAGTGCATTTGATTGCCGAAGCCGAACGTTTGGCCTACGCCGACCGCGCGCAATACGTCGCTGATACCGACTTTGTGCCGGTGCCGGTCAAAGGCCTGGTCGACCCGGGTTATCTCGCCAGCCGCGCCAGCCTGATCGGCGAGCGCAGCATGGGCAGCGCCAAACCGGGCACGCCACCGGGCGTACAAGTGGCCTACGCCCCGGACCGCTCGCCGCTGCGCATCTCCACCTCGCAAGTGGTCGCGGTGGATGACCTCGGCGGCGCCGTGTCGATGACCACCACCATCGAAGCCGCGTTCGGTTCGCACCTGATGGTTCAGGGCTTCTTGCTCAACAACCAGATGACCGACTTCTCGTTCATCCCCGAAGAAAACGGCCAGAAAGTCGCCAACCGCGTCGAGCCCGGCAAACGCCCACGCTCGTCGATGGCGCCAACGCTGATCTTCGATCGAAACAGCGGCGAATTCGTCGCCACGGTCGGCTCACCCGGCGGTTCGCAAATCATCGAATACGTGGCGAAAACCACCGTCGGCCTGCTCGACTGGAACCTCGACCCGCAAAGCGCCATCAGCCTGCCCAACTTCGGCAGCCGCAATGGCCCGACCGAACTGGAACAAGGCCAGTTCAGCCCGGCGCTGATTCAGGCACTGAAGGACAAAGGGCATGCCGTGAACGAAATCGACATGACCAGCGGCACCCAGGCCATCGTGCGGGTCAAGGATGCGCAGGAGAAAGCGTCGTTGGAGGGTGGCGCGGATCCACGGCGTGAGGGGGAAGCGTTGGGGGATTGAGGCTAGGACGCAAAGAGAAAAGGCTTACCGTGAGGTAGGCCTTTTTTGTGGCTAACAGATTGTGTTCACTCGCATCCCGTCGCCTTTTCCTACACCGAAAATTTGCTGCCACGGATAGAGTAAGTGGCCGTTCAGCAAACAACACTTTCGGGATCTGCTGGCATTTATGAACACGCAAATATTAGAACCGTACGTCCACCGACAGCCAGCAGCCTTGCATCAGTCCCATAGTGGGACTAGGATCGCGTCATGAGAATTATCGCTGTCAGTCAGCTCAAAAATTTTTGGGAACGGTATCCGGACTCAGAGCAACCACTGTTGGCGTGGATAGATGAAGCGAGGAAAGCAAGCTGGTCAACGCCCTCGGACATCAAGGCACATTTTGCTTCTGCGAGCATTCTGAAAAGCCGCAGAGTGGTGTTCAACATCAAGGGCAATGACTTTCGCCTGATCGTAGCCGTGGCCTACCGCTTCGGCGCCATATACATAAAATTCGTCGGCACCCACAAGCAGTACGATGCAATCGACGCTGATACCGTCGAAATGGAGTAACCCATGAACATACGTCCGATTCATAACGAAGAAGACTACCGTGCGGCGCTCAAAAACGTGTCTGCACTTTTCGACAACGAGCCAGAACCGGGTACCCCTGAAGGTGATTACTTCGACATCATGATCACTCTCATTGAGGCCTATGAAGCCAAACAGTTTCCACTGGATTTGCCCAATCCGATCGATGCCATCAAATTCCGAATGGAACAGTCAGGCCTGTCAGCCGCGGATCTCGCTCCGGCTATTGGTCGAACAAACAGGGTCTATGAAGTGTTGAATGGCAAGCGGGCACTCACTTTGCCAATGATATGGAAACTTCATGAGCTGTTTGGAATTCCTGCCGAAAGCCTGATCAAACCAATGAAGCAAATCTGATAAAAATTGCAGCAACTCAGTCTTTGACTGCAGCTTAGCGATCAGCGATTAGCCACCAGATGCGCCCCAAACAGCAAATAACAACCACCGGCCAAGCGATCCAGCCATTGCCGCGAACGCTCATATACAGCGGCGATCCGACGACTGGCGAAGAACAGCGCCACGCAGCAATACCAACTGAACGACAGCGTCGCCATGGTCATGACTGCCAGCGCCAGTAACAGTGGCGGGATGTGAGCCGGCATGGCGGTGGCGAAGATGGTGGCGACGAACAATGCTGACTTGGGATTAGTCATGTTGCCCAGAAAGCCCCGCCCGTAAGCGCCGAGCAATGTTTGCTCCGAGGTATCGAGCGTGCCAGGGACGATCGGCGCCTTGCGCTTGAACTGCTTGAGCCCGAGGTAGATCAGGTAGCAGCCACCGGCGATTTTGAAACTCAGGTATAGCGTCGGCGCGGCACTGAACAGCGACTGAATGCCCAAGCCACCCGCTAGCCCCCACAACACGGTTCCGCTGGCCACGCCGAGCGCCGCGACGACACCGTGTCGGCGGGAACGGCTGACCGCGAGTTGCGCGATGTTGAAGAAGTTCGGGCCGGGCGTGACCACGGCCACCGTCCACAACAGGGCCAACGACAGCAGCGGCGCCAGATAACTTGAAAGGGAAAGATCCATGGGCATGCGCCTGATAGGTTTGACGATGCCCTCTACCTTGCAACATCCTGCAATGTTTTGCCATCAGCCGTCATTCAGACCGCTAGCGTCTTGCCATCCACCGCATCACCAATCGTTAGAAAATGCCCGCCCGCCACGTGGTGCAAGGTGCGTAAACCATCGTGGCCTTCGAAATGCCAGCGCCCGTCGCTGAACACGCGCTCATCGGCATGGGCGGCGATGACTTCGGCGAGGAACAGGTCGTATTGCTCGTGATTGCGCGGCTCTGGCAGCAAGCGACACTCCAGCCAAGCGACGCAGCCGTCGAGCAGCGGTGCTTCGACTTTTTCGCCGGCAAACGTCTGCAAGCCGTAAGCCTGAAACTTGTCTTGCCCTTGGGTTTGGGTGATGTCCAGGCCCGAGGTATTGCCGACGGTTTGCACGATGTCGGCCTGATTGACGCAAGGGACGTTGAGCACGAAGGTGCCGGACGCCTCAAGCAACTGGCGGGTCCAGGTGGATTTATCGAGGACGACGGCAACTTTCGGTGGCTCGAAATCCAGCGGCATGGCCCAAGCGGCAGCCATGATGTTGCGCTGGCCGTCGTGGGCAGCGCTGACCAGCACGGTCGGCCCGTGGTTGAGCAAACGGTAGGCTTTGTTCAGGGGCACCGGGCGGCGGTGGGAATCGCTCATGGGAATCTGCTCCGGGGGAAAAGGAGCAGATTGTAGCGCCAGCATCGAAATACAGGCAGGTGAAAACTTTGTAGGAGCTGCGGCGTTTCACTCGACAGCTCCTACAGGGGTTGTGTGCAGGTCAGTTGGAGAGTTGATTGGCGAATTGTCCGACGGCATTCACGACTTTCTGCGCACCGTCCTGAATCTCGACAATCACCGTGCCCGCCTCTGCCGCCAGCGCCAGCCCCTGTTCAGCCTGAAGCTTGCCGTCGGTCATCAGCGCTACGGCGTTGCGCGCCATTTCCTGGTTCTGCCGCACCACGGTGACAATCTCTTCGGTCGCCTGACTGGTGCGCGAAGCCAGTTGCCGCACTTCGTCGGCCACCACCGCAAAGCCACGACCCTGCTCACCGGCGCGCGCCGCCTCGATAGCAGCGTTGAGCGCCAGAAGGTTGGTCTGCTCGGCAATCCCGCTGATGGTTTTGACGATCGTGCCGATCACCTGCGACTGCTCGTTCAGTGCCTCGATACCCTCACCGGCGGCTTGCATGTGTCGCGACAGATCTCGCATTACGTTGACCGCTTCAGTCACCACCGTGGTACCGCGCTGGGCGGTGCTGTCGGTTTGCTGCGAGGTGCTGTAGGCAATGCTCGCCGCGTCGGCGACGGCTTGTTCGCGGTTGACCTGATCAGTGATCACGGTGGCGAACTTCACCACTTTGTACAGTTTGTTGTTGGCATCGACCACCGGGTTGTAGGACGCCTCCAGCCACACCGTACGACCGTGGCTGTCGACACGCTTGAAGCGGTCAGCCACGAACTCACCGTTGTTCAGACGCCGCCAGAAGTTCTGGTACTCGGCGCTGTTGTATTCCTCCGGGGTGCAGAACAAGCGGTGATGTTTGCCCTTGATCTGCGCCAGGCTGTAACCCATGCCGCTGAGGAAGCGATCGTTGGCGTTGAGCACATTGCCGTTGAGGTCGAACTCGATCACCGCAGTCGAACGCACCAACGCACCGATCAGGTTTTCGTGTTCACGCGAGGCTTCTATGGTGCGGGTCAGGTCGCTGGCAAACAGCGAAATGTGCTTGATCCGCCCATCCGAAGAACGCACCGGCTGCACAATCGATCGCAACCACGCTTCTTCACCATTGCCACGCAGCAGGCGCACGGCACCGGCGAAGTGCTCGCCGCGGGTCATGGCGTTTTTGAAGCGGTGATGGAATTCGTCAGTCTTCACATGCGCCGGGACGATGTCTTCAATCGCCCGACCGATCAGGTCCTGACTCTTGTAGAGCATCTCGGTGAGGAAGTTCTGGTTGACCGATTGAATGCGCCCGTCGGGCTCAAGGTTCAGCACCAGCATCTCGCTTTCCAGGCTTTCCTTCACCTGCACGAGGCTGGAGAGTTCTTCACGAAGAGCGGCCAGCTCTTGCTTCAGGCGTTTGTTGAACATGGGAAAGTACCGGTGGGCAGGGTAGAAAGCGGGATGCAGCCTAACCATCGGCCTTGAAAATCTTTTCTGAAGAGCGCTCGCGACCGGTCAGTCAAAAATAATCTCAACAGGCCATTGGACCTCTCAGCCCTGCGCAAGCCAGATACAAAACCCAGCGCTCTGGCCCGGCCATATCAGGTATTCTCAAGATAAATTGCAACAACATGTTGCAGCTATCCGCCCGATAAGGAGTTCCGTTTTGGATTTATCGACCGCTGCCTGGATGGTTCACGATACCCGCCTGATTCTCTGCTGCCTGCTGGCCATTGCGACGATCATCGTGTTGATCAGCGCCACCAGACTTCCGCCCTTTCTCTCGATCCTGATTGGCACTTTCATCGCGGGTGTCGGCGCCGGTTTACCGCCCGAAGACGTGGCCAAGGCGTTCAGCAAAGGCGCCGGGGCGATTCTCGGTGAAGCAGGGATCATCATTGCGCTGGGTTCGATGCTCGGAGCGCTGATGGCCGAATCCGGCGCCGCCGACCGCATTGCCTCGACCTTGCTCGGGCTGGGCAAAGGCAAGTCGCTGCCGTGGGTGATGGCGTTGGTGGCGATGGTGATTGGCCTGCCGCTGTTTTTTGAAGTGGGTCTGGTGATGATGGTGCCGATCATCTTCGTCATGGCTCGCCGTTCAGGTCAGCCGCTGCTGAAAATCGCCATTCCGGCTCTAGCCGGGATGACCACGCTACACGCTCTGATGCCGCCGCATCCGGGGCCGCTGATTGCGGTCAGTGCGTTGCATGCCGACCTCGGGCTGACCATGTTGCTCGGCTTCAGCATCGCCATCCCGGCGGTGATACTGGCCGGGCCGCTGTACGGCAATTGGCTGTCGAAACGCATGCACGTCGATGAGCCGGCAGAGCTTGGTGCTTTGTTCAGTGCGCCGCCGAAAGCGCCGCGCCAGCCGAGTTTCGGCATATCGCTGCTGATCATTTTGTTGCCGGTGCTGCTGATGCTCGGCAGCACCCTGGCGAAAGTCGCGATGAGCCCGGAAAGCAGCGTCGCCCTGAGCCTGAAGTTCCTCGGCGAACCGTTGGTGGCGTTGAGCATTGCAGTGATGGCGGCGGTGATCTGCCTCGGTTGGGCCAACGGCATGCCTCGTGAAGACGTCGGTGGCACCCTGCGCAAAAGCCTCGCGCCGATTGCCGTGCTGTTGCTGACCATCGGTGCCGGCGGCGGCTTGAAGCAGACCTTGCTGGACGCCGGCGTCAGTCAGACCATCAGCAAAGTCGCCGAGGGCGCGCACATGCCATACCTGTTGCTGGCCTGGCTGATCGCCGTGGCCTTGCGTCAGGCCACAGGCTCCGCGACGGTCGCGACCACGACGACGGCGGGAATTCTGGCGCCGATGATGGCGGGACTCGCCGCGACGCAAAGTTCATTGGTGGCGTTGGCGATTGGTGCCGGCTCGGTGTTCTTCTGCCACGTCAACGACGCCGGGTTCTGGATGGTTCGCGAGTACTTTGGCTTGCAGCTGAAACAGACCATCTGGGTCTGGTCGATCCTGCAAACCATCGTCTCGGTGGTGGGCCTGGTGGGAACGTTGCTGTGGTGGCACTGGTTGACGTGACGGCCTCGGCGGGTTTTCGCTGAGGCGGTTAACTTGCCTTCAGGAACAAGGCGCCACGGATTGGCTGCCGACTCGCGGCATACGCGCGCCGAAATACGCCGCACTGAGGATGCCGACCATGCCCATCACCGCGCAGAACATCACGCAGATCCATGGACTCCACGGCATCAGACCGATCAGCAGCAGCGGTGTGATGCTCGCCCACGCGGCGTAGGCAATGTTGTAGGTAAAGGAAATGCCTGACACGCGAATACGTGCCGGGAACAACCCGACCATCACCGACGGCACCGCGCCGACCACACCGCAAGCCAGACCGGCCACCGCGTAAGCCAGGCCTACCCAGTTACCGCCCATGATCAAACAGCCATACAGCACGCCGATGCCCAACGGCAGTAGAAGGCTATACAGCATGACCGTGCGCCACGCGCCAATTCGGTCGACCAGCAATCCGGCAATCACGCAGCCTATATTGAGAAACACGATGCCCAAGGCACTGAGGGCAAAGGTGTGGCTGGCGGTCATGCCGAAGGTTTTCTGCATCATGGTCGGGGTGATCACCACGAACACCACGACCGCCGAGGTCAGCACACAGGTCAGCAGCATCGCCGGCCACATGGCCAGTCGATGCTCACGCAGCACCGTGCGCAACGGCAGTTCAACCCGCGCTTCACGCTGCGCTTCCATGGCCATGAACACCGGGGTTTCGCTCAGCCAGCGGCGCAGGTAAACGCCAATCACGCCAAACACGCCACCGAGCAGGAACGGGTAGCGCCAGGCGTAATCGAGGATTTCCGCCGGGGTGAAGACTTGTGCGAGAAACGTCGCAGTCAACGCGCCGATCAGGTAACCGAAGGTCAGCCCGGCCTGCAAAAAGCCCAGGGCGTAACCACGATGGCCGGCCGGCGCGTGCTCGGCGACAAACACCCAGGCACTCGGCACCTCACCACCGACCGCCGCGCCCTGGAGGATGCGCAACGCCAGCAACAGCAGCGGCGCGAAGTAGCCAATCTGCGCATAGGTCGGCATGATCCCGATCAGCAGGCACGGCAGCGCCATCATCAGGATGCTCAGGCTGAAGACTTTTTTGCGTCCGAGTTTGTCAGCGAAATGCGCCATCAGGATCCCGCCCAGCGGCCGCGCCAGGTAACCGGTGACGAAAATCCCGAAGCTTTGCAGCAGACGCAGCCACTCGGGCATTTCCGGTGGAAAGAACAACTGGCTGAGGGTCAGGGCGAAGAAGACGAAGATGATGAAATCGTAGATTTCCAGCGCGCCGCCAAGGGCCGCAAGACCGAGGGTCTTGTAGTCGGAACGGCTGAACGGCGCAGGTTTGGCCGGGGATTGGGCTGTCATGGCAAAGAACTCGGAAACAGGCAAAAAACCAAGGCGCCCATGGTCTACGCAAATGGGCTGGTGGACAACCCGTTAGACCATAGTCCCGGTTTTGCAAAACCTGCTCACAAAGCATCGGCTGTTGAATTACTGTTAAAGCCTGTCCAGCGGGACCACGCCAACGCCGGCCAACCGCCGTGAACCCCATGTGGGAGCGAGCCTGCTCGCGAAAGCGCCAGCCCAGCCAACTTCAATGT
This region of Pseudomonas sp. R84 genomic DNA includes:
- a CDS encoding gluconate:H+ symporter, with protein sequence MDLSTAAWMVHDTRLILCCLLAIATIIVLISATRLPPFLSILIGTFIAGVGAGLPPEDVAKAFSKGAGAILGEAGIIIALGSMLGALMAESGAADRIASTLLGLGKGKSLPWVMALVAMVIGLPLFFEVGLVMMVPIIFVMARRSGQPLLKIAIPALAGMTTLHALMPPHPGPLIAVSALHADLGLTMLLGFSIAIPAVILAGPLYGNWLSKRMHVDEPAELGALFSAPPKAPRQPSFGISLLIILLPVLLMLGSTLAKVAMSPESSVALSLKFLGEPLVALSIAVMAAVICLGWANGMPREDVGGTLRKSLAPIAVLLLTIGAGGGLKQTLLDAGVSQTISKVAEGAHMPYLLLAWLIAVALRQATGSATVATTTTAGILAPMMAGLAATQSSLVALAIGAGSVFFCHVNDAGFWMVREYFGLQLKQTIWVWSILQTIVSVVGLVGTLLWWHWLT
- a CDS encoding MFS transporter, whose translation is MTAQSPAKPAPFSRSDYKTLGLAALGGALEIYDFIIFVFFALTLSQLFFPPEMPEWLRLLQSFGIFVTGYLARPLGGILMAHFADKLGRKKVFSLSILMMALPCLLIGIMPTYAQIGYFAPLLLLALRILQGAAVGGEVPSAWVFVAEHAPAGHRGYALGFLQAGLTFGYLIGALTATFLAQVFTPAEILDYAWRYPFLLGGVFGVIGVYLRRWLSETPVFMAMEAQREARVELPLRTVLREHRLAMWPAMLLTCVLTSAVVVFVVITPTMMQKTFGMTASHTFALSALGIVFLNIGCVIAGLLVDRIGAWRTVMLYSLLLPLGIGVLYGCLIMGGNWVGLAYAVAGLACGVVGAVPSVMVGLFPARIRVSGISFTYNIAYAAWASITPLLLIGLMPWSPWICVMFCAVMGMVGILSAAYFGARMPRVGSQSVAPCS